TGTCGCGCCAGGGCGTTGCGGCGAGCCAGTTTTCGCTTCAGCTCGGCTTTCCGAGGATCTTGATCGGGCAGCCGGGCCAGATAGGTCTGGAACGCCGTGAGGCTTGCCATCTCGTCCTCCGCGCTCTGCAGAGCTGCCCCTCCCCGCAAAATCCGGACAAAGGGGAGCAGTCGAACACGGAGTTCTTCAGCTCTGGTGACGGCTTGTGTGAGATTCTCCCGGACGGCACGACGCTGCTCTCGCAGTTCCTCACTCCAGGTCGCCCTGCGTTCGGTGGCCTGCAGATAAGTTTGATTGGTTTCGATGCGGTCGAGCAACTCGACGAGCTGGTCGAAAAGGGCCTCAGTCTCCGTTGAAATTGCAGACGCTGCAGTCGCCTTTGCGCGGATGACTTCATCTTTAAGCTGATCGGTAGCAGTCTCAGCGACGGTTTCTGGTGCCTCTGTCTGATGACTGCTGCTTAGCGTGGCGGTGGACCCCAGTTTTTCCTTGAGCTGAACTAGTAAGCCGTCGATTCGTGCGAGTCGTTCATCGATGGCTGCGGAGCGTACATTATGAGCTTCCGTCGCGGGAGCCACGCTGGCGACCTGGGTGATCGGCGTTTCGAATGCTGTGAAGGACATATCACCGGGAAGGACGGGTGCCGGTCCCGCGCCCGGCCCATCAAAGGGGCTGTCCTGGCCGCTCGCACTCTGCAATGAGCCGACCAGACAGATGACGAGGGAAAGCCGTGTAAGAATAGCTGTTCGCATGGAGACGATCTTTCTATCGGTGAGTCGGAGTTAAGTCGCACCTAGGCGAGAAATCCGCTGAGATCCATACTGGCGATGACATTGTCGATGCGATTGACGTAGGACAAGGGACCGTCGCCGGCAAACAGAAGGCCGATCGGTCGTTTGGTCCGTTCTTCTACCACGAGGGCGCCGCTGTCACCGCCCGTCGAGAAGACACTTGATCGACGATTCTGGTCATTCAGCCCCGCGATCCGGATCTGGTCACTTTTAAGGCCGCGGCCTCGGATGTCGATAAGGACCCCGAGACCATCAACGACACCTCGAGTCAGGCCGGTCGTGATGCCGTACTTGAGAACCCGGACGGAGCCTGCGGCACACATCGCAGCCAGCTCGTTTCTGCCGATCGGATTGGGATCGATCGAAAAGCCAACGTTGGGGCCGGCAACATTGGGGGACGTAATGTAGGCAATGGCACAGTCCACGCGCCGTTCCGCAAAGACTGACCAAGTGAAGAGTCGTGCGACCACCTCGCGCGTCCGTTGATCGAACACAGGCGATTGAGGGGCGGGATCAGAGGTATTGGCGATGACATGTCGATTGCTGAGCAAAAACTGAAACGCGCTCCCATTCGCGTCGACACTGTTCCGCCGTGTGACGATCGCTCCGAACGTACCTTTCTCCCCATTGCCATCGGTGATGGCTTCACCAGGCTGCAAAGCCTGTTCGACGATCCGCCCCGTGGCTTCGTAGGAGACCTTGATCCCATTGGCCGCACGCACAGGCAGATTGATCCCCGTTCCCATGCCGGGAATCGGCTCTTTCGGGATTTCCTGAAGGCAGACACGAACTCCGAGTTCGTCTGTCGGATTCCCTTCCTCATCGAGCAAATAGTCCACATAGGCTGAAATCACATTCAGACCACCATAAGGTTTATTGGGAGTCTCGGAATCAGCCAAGGTCTCAGCCGATGAGGCATCAATCTTGAGGCGTTGCCGGATGTCCGTAACGGCTGCGAGATAAGGCAACGATTCGGGGAGGACCGCAAATCGTCCATGCTCGGCAATATCATCGAGGATGCGCTCGGCCAGACTCTTCTTGGGTGCTGGAGGAGCTTTGGTGGCGATGGTGGTCTTCTTCGCAGTTCGCTTCTTGGGAGACATAGGCTTCTCGCAACATAGAACAGAAACACCGGTCGGTAGGTCATGAGCTGTTATGGGGCAGTGGTGTACTCTTGTCAAGAAAAATTAGTCAGTCTGCGCGGAATAGCGGATGTCCGAAAGTTCGTCGCTCATTTTCGTGCCTGTCGCAAGATGTTGTTCAGTAGTATTCATTTGCGGAGATCAGGGGATTCTTGTATCGTGGCTGGTTCTCAGGGCAGTGAACTCTTGGCAATGAAGCCGATCTTCCCAGTCTCTCGTCTGATGAGCAGCCCATGTCATCGATCGTGCCTGAGTCCGAGGTATTTGCCGCCGAACTCGAGGAAGTGCAACGCCGTAGAGAAAAAGTCGCCGTGGAGAACGGCTCTGAGGAATCTCAGGAGGCGTCGGCAGAGTCCGCTGATCTGCGGAACAATCTGATCGGCCTGGCCCTCTCCGGGGGCGGAATCCGGTCAGCCGCGTTCAATCTGGGACTGATCCAGGCCTTTCATAGAACCGGGCTGCTGCGAGTGATCGACTATGTTTCGTCGGTGTCCGGCGGAAGTTATGTCAATGCGGCTCTCGCGCAGTCGATCTCCCGAAAGCGAGAGTTTGGCGAAGCTCCGGAACTGTTCGACTTTTATGTCGAAGATAATGGGCGGTCGTCTCCGGCGGTAACGCGTCTGACGAAGCAGGGAAACTATCTGTTTCGGCTTGATCTGGTGGCCAACCGCTATGTGATTGGACTGCTTCTGAACCTCATACCCCGGATCAGCCTGCTAGTGGCTGTGTGTGCTTTCATCGCCTTCGTCTGGCGCAGCCTGGATTACCATCAGGTCCGTGATCATTTCGAAGCGTGGAACCTGGCCGGGGATGTCTATCCGGCATTGGCGCCCTCGCTTGTGTTCGGTGGTCTCTGGTTCGCGCTCTGCATTCTGGCACTGGCGTTCCAAAGCAGTCCCTTGAAGAAGCTCTCGCACTATGTGTTCTGGGGCTCATTTGCCTGTCTGGTTATCGGTGTGGCGACGCTGATTGTGAGCGGGGATATCAGCCTGTCCGAACCCTATGATCCCGCCCGCACCGCCGGTGAGACCCGCATTTTCTGGCAGTCTTATCTGCAGTGGCCTTTGCTCGGAATGGTGCTGATCGGACTGATCCCGATCCTTGTGCCAACGAAATTGTTTCGCAGCGGAGTCCATCCCCGCAATTCGGTCGAGTCGTGGGTGTTTTACTACACGTCGTTTGCACTGTTCTTGGGTGTTCCCCTGCTGCTGGTCGCGGCATTTGCCAGTGAGAACATCTCGGGTTTCGCCACCTACCGGGGGCCCGATTTTGTCTATGGCGATTTCAAAGAGCTTGACGCGTTAGGCGAGCTAATCGACTCGTTCTCGGAGGAGCGCGCCAAGGCCGTTGAGACGCCGGTAGTGGAGATCCTGGCCGGGCTGGATCAGGCAACAGTGGCTCGCCGAAGGTGGCTAGAGACGACGGACGACAAAGTTGTGCAAGTAGATTTCTCGCCGGATGCAATCGCTTCCGGCGGAGCGAGCAGACAGGAGAATACCGGTGAGGTCAAGGAGAACGAACAGCCTCAATCGCTTTTCGCATCCTCAATCGAGGATTCGCAGCTCCTGGATTTGATGGGGCTGACCTGCAAAGACTATCCCGCTCTTAAGACGCGATACGATGCACTGCTGGATGCCGAAGGCGGGCTGAGGCTAGAGGACGCGATACCCCTCGCTTCCGATCTTGGCGATGCCTGCTCTCACCAGTTGTTTGTCAACGAACCTGCGAGAATTTACCAGGCTGGGACGGGGGCGGAGGAGCCCCTCACCGACTGGATGATGTGGCGCTACGTTCGGTTCCTTAATCGGTTGAAGCACGCGATCGGCGCTCCACTGCAGCTGTCCAATAACTACAGCCAGTTCGTGGCCAGTAGTGCGATTCAGCGGAAGTTACACAACGAGACGGCTCGGTGCCTGAACGAGGTTCTGGATGACAAGCAACTCTTCACCCTCACGCTTGTCGATCCCGGAACTCATCACGGGACATCCCCACAAAACCCAAGGCTGGCGCATCTGCTGGAACTGGTGGCATCCGATGAGGACGGAGAGGTGAATCAGAGTCAGTATCACGATGCGGAGTTAAACCGGCTGCTGTTTGAAGAGTTCTATCCGGCTGTGTTTCGTCCCCGCAGCGAGATTCGGCGAGCAGTGCTGATCGAACATGATCAGCGACATCGCCTGATCTGGAGTGTCGGGGCGCTTCTCGCTTTCCTGCTGTCGAGTGCGTTGATCAGCCCGAACAACACTTCCCTGCATGATTATTATCGTGATCGACTCTGTAGAGCTTATCTGGACGCCGACAGTGAAGATGCGCACTCAAATCCTCCGCTGACTTCCTGTCAGCCCCATATTTGCGGGGGACCATATCCGCTGTTTCACGGGGCGGTCAGCGTGCCCTCAAGTTGGATGCGACACCCGGATCATCTCGCTCCGGACTTCCACCATTTTCTGTTGTCACCCCTCTTTTTTGGCTCCCGTGATCTTGGATACCAAAGAACCGATGAACTGGGAGCCAGCACGCTGACGGTCGGCGATACCATGGCGATTTCCGCCGCGGCGATCTCGCCGAACTATTTTGTGCATCATTTCATCATGCTGATGATGGAATTGCTCAATTTCCGCACCGGGAAGTGGATTCCGTCGCCCCAGCGTGCTGACAGCATCAAGCGGGATCCCCGCCTGATCGAACTTCTCTGGGAAGGACTGGCGAACCGGAACAACGAGAAGTATGTGCTCGTCACGGACGGTGGGCATATTGAGAATCTGGGATTGGAGGCACTGATCGAACGCCGGTGCAGGGTGATCTTTGTGTCGGATGCCGGCCAGGATCCCTACTACTGTTTTGATGACTTCAGCAAGCTGGTGAAGCGGCTCAGAATTGAGCAGGGTATCGAGATTCTGGAAATGGACTCCGCCGGTGAGTCGATCTTTGATGACGGCTACCGGCCGCTGCAGACACGGGGCAAGTTTCCGGTCCGGGATCTGCCTGGCCGGGAGAAACTGGAAGAACTTGGCTGGTCCTGGTTGTCCCTAGAGCAGATGCAGGATACATCAATGCCACAGGGAGTTCCTCCTGAGGGCCAGAAGCCGGACGCGGTTGACCACCCTGAGAATCCCCGTCACTTCTTTTTTGCACGGATTCGCTATCCGGAACCGGACACCACATCCGACGACCTCGGGAGCTCCGCTGTTCCAGGAGGCAGGGAAGCACTCCTGGTCTATTTCAAACCCTGCCTGACGGGGGACGAGGATCTCACCATCCGTGAGTTTGCGTTGAGAAACTATCTGTTTCCTCACGATCCACTTTCCGACCAGGCCTTTAGCTTCGCTCAGTTCGATGCGTATCGACAACTCGGACTGCACACGGCAATCGATCTGGTCCGGGGACGGACAAGTGGGGCGAGAGGTGATCTGGATTCCTTCTGGACGAGTGACCGTTATTTCAATGCGGATACTCTGGCTGAGGAACTGACTGACGGAAAGTGGAACAGCGGGACAGCCACAACGAAAGAGTCGTCAGGAGAACCGATTAACGTCAAAGAGATCCGTGAGAAGGTTTCAGCAGTGATTGCTGATCTCCAGCGCGCCGATGACGAGCAAACGACCGGGGAGGACATCCAGTCACGCCAGGAAGAACTGGAGCGAATGCTCGGTGACTCGTATGTGGCGGCCGATCTGATCATCGCTGCGCTATCGCAAGCCGACGCTGACGTCGCCAGCCTGAATAGCCTGAGAGAGTTGCACGTGTACTGGGACCGAAGATGCGTTGATCGGCTCCTTGATCTGCTTGACACATGGATTCCGCAGGAGCCCCGTAAGCGGATCGGAGACGGAGAACTGGCAAAATCTTGCGAATGCTTTTTGCTGCTGCACGATGTCCTATTTCACAATGAGATCCAAATCAATCGTGAGCAGGTTGGGCGCTTGTTTCGCCTCGTCCAACGCCTATTGGCGACCCCGACGGCGAAGCGGCGTTATCAGGAACCGCTGAGTGCATTGCTGGAGTTTGTCGGCGGAGCGGCAAATCTGACATCCGAAATGAAGAGGGAACATGAGGGGATCCTCCAAGTACTGCGGGGCACGAAGCGGTGGAACCGAGCGGCTTCAACCTAACCTGAATTTGAAATTGATCGGAACAAATAGATCCGATTGTGTAGGCAATCCGACTCGAAGTCATGTCACCCTTTGATACACTCAACATGGGAATGAGACCATGCCCCGAAAGTCTAAGCGCAGCACAAAGGCCAGTCCGAAAACGACACGACCGGAGGCGATCGATCGAAGACCTCCACAATCGGAAATTCAAACAGGATTGATGGGGCGGACGTTTGATGCCGTTCCCGATCGAATTGATATTCGGGACTGGGTGTATCGCCCCGGATTGCACTCCCTTCCTGACGTCGTCATCAACTGCGATCGCGTTCCTTTCGTTCTTGATCAGGGGGTGGAAGGAGCCTGTACTGGTTTCGCGCTGGCTGCGGTGATCAATTTCCATTTGAGACAACGAAATCTCAGTCGTTCGGTGAGCCCGCGAATGCTTTACGAGCTCGCGCGTCGCTACGATGAGTGGCCGGGAGAGCAGTATGAGGGATCCTCAGCCAGAGGCGCCGTCAAGGGCTGGATCGCTCACGGCGTCTGCCGGGAAGAAGAATGGCCCTATTCGCAGCCCGGCATCCAGCACTTCAATTCGACGATCGCTGAGCAGGCCTTACTGACGCCGGGAGGAGCGTACTATCGCGTTTCTCATCGTGAAGTTCGCGATATGCATGCCGCGTTGGCCGAAAGTGGGATTCTCTACATGACCTTGATGGTCCACGAGGGCTGGCAGCAACCTGGACCGCATTCGCAGGAGTTCGTGTACGTTGACAATGGGAATTTGCGTCGTCTGGACCTCCCCGTCATTGCGAGGAAGGGGAGAGCCCTCGGTGGTCACGCCGTCGCGATTGTGGGCTATACGCCCGAAGGATTCGTAATCCAGAACTCTTGGGGGACCGACTGGGGGAATGGCGGCTTCGCGCTGCTTCCCTATGAGGACTACATGCTCCACGCAACGGATGTGTGGGTGGCGCAGCTTGGGGTTCCAGTTCGACTCAATCTCTGGGAACGGGCCGGAAACACAGACGAAGTTGCCGGGATCCATCGTGCAGCACCGGCTGTTCCGCTACAGGCAATCCGTCCGTTTGTGATCAACCTCGGAAACAATGGAGAGTTGTCGGAAACAGGTCAATACTGGACGACGCCTCAAGACATCGAACGGCTGATTACCGAGGAGATACCGCAACGATCAGCCGGGTGGAAAAAGATCAGAATTCTCCTCTACCTGCACGGGGGATTGAACAGCGCCGATTATAGCGCCCGTCGGATTATCTCCTATCGGAATCGAATGCTTGCCAACGAGATCTATCCAGTCAACATTATGTGGGAAACCGGGTTTGAAGAGACTCTGAAAGCGATGTTCAATGACCTGTTCGTCGACGTCGATGAGCGCGCTGGTGGGCCTGCCGAATGGCTCAGACGCTTTCGTGAAGGGCTAATTGAGGCGAAGGACCGCTCGATCGAATTGACTGCGGCGCTGCCTGGGACCGCTCTTTGGAACGAGATGAAGGAGAACGCGAGGCTGGCGTCCAATCACCCTGACGGGCGAGGGGGCATGCAGATCCTCGCGAGCCGCGTGAAACAGGCTTTGAGCCAGCTTGACGCTGCCTATCGCAAAAAGTTCGAGCTGCACGTCATCGGGCACAGTGCGGGAGCCATCTTCGCTGCCCATGCATTACCGCGGATCCTTGAATCCGAGCTTCCACTGAAGACAGTGCAGTTTTTCGCACCTGCCATCCGGGTCGATTTGTTCAAGCAACTGGTTCTGCCCTACGTGGAGTTGGGCCAATGTCCCCTCCCGACGCTCTATCTTCTCAGCGACAGCGGTGAGCG
The genomic region above belongs to Rubinisphaera margarita and contains:
- a CDS encoding patatin-like phospholipase family protein — its product is MSSIVPESEVFAAELEEVQRRREKVAVENGSEESQEASAESADLRNNLIGLALSGGGIRSAAFNLGLIQAFHRTGLLRVIDYVSSVSGGSYVNAALAQSISRKREFGEAPELFDFYVEDNGRSSPAVTRLTKQGNYLFRLDLVANRYVIGLLLNLIPRISLLVAVCAFIAFVWRSLDYHQVRDHFEAWNLAGDVYPALAPSLVFGGLWFALCILALAFQSSPLKKLSHYVFWGSFACLVIGVATLIVSGDISLSEPYDPARTAGETRIFWQSYLQWPLLGMVLIGLIPILVPTKLFRSGVHPRNSVESWVFYYTSFALFLGVPLLLVAAFASENISGFATYRGPDFVYGDFKELDALGELIDSFSEERAKAVETPVVEILAGLDQATVARRRWLETTDDKVVQVDFSPDAIASGGASRQENTGEVKENEQPQSLFASSIEDSQLLDLMGLTCKDYPALKTRYDALLDAEGGLRLEDAIPLASDLGDACSHQLFVNEPARIYQAGTGAEEPLTDWMMWRYVRFLNRLKHAIGAPLQLSNNYSQFVASSAIQRKLHNETARCLNEVLDDKQLFTLTLVDPGTHHGTSPQNPRLAHLLELVASDEDGEVNQSQYHDAELNRLLFEEFYPAVFRPRSEIRRAVLIEHDQRHRLIWSVGALLAFLLSSALISPNNTSLHDYYRDRLCRAYLDADSEDAHSNPPLTSCQPHICGGPYPLFHGAVSVPSSWMRHPDHLAPDFHHFLLSPLFFGSRDLGYQRTDELGASTLTVGDTMAISAAAISPNYFVHHFIMLMMELLNFRTGKWIPSPQRADSIKRDPRLIELLWEGLANRNNEKYVLVTDGGHIENLGLEALIERRCRVIFVSDAGQDPYYCFDDFSKLVKRLRIEQGIEILEMDSAGESIFDDGYRPLQTRGKFPVRDLPGREKLEELGWSWLSLEQMQDTSMPQGVPPEGQKPDAVDHPENPRHFFFARIRYPEPDTTSDDLGSSAVPGGREALLVYFKPCLTGDEDLTIREFALRNYLFPHDPLSDQAFSFAQFDAYRQLGLHTAIDLVRGRTSGARGDLDSFWTSDRYFNADTLAEELTDGKWNSGTATTKESSGEPINVKEIREKVSAVIADLQRADDEQTTGEDIQSRQEELERMLGDSYVAADLIIAALSQADADVASLNSLRELHVYWDRRCVDRLLDLLDTWIPQEPRKRIGDGELAKSCECFLLLHDVLFHNEIQINREQVGRLFRLVQRLLATPTAKRRYQEPLSALLEFVGGAANLTSEMKREHEGILQVLRGTKRWNRAAST
- a CDS encoding C1 family peptidase, producing MGRTFDAVPDRIDIRDWVYRPGLHSLPDVVINCDRVPFVLDQGVEGACTGFALAAVINFHLRQRNLSRSVSPRMLYELARRYDEWPGEQYEGSSARGAVKGWIAHGVCREEEWPYSQPGIQHFNSTIAEQALLTPGGAYYRVSHREVRDMHAALAESGILYMTLMVHEGWQQPGPHSQEFVYVDNGNLRRLDLPVIARKGRALGGHAVAIVGYTPEGFVIQNSWGTDWGNGGFALLPYEDYMLHATDVWVAQLGVPVRLNLWERAGNTDEVAGIHRAAPAVPLQAIRPFVINLGNNGELSETGQYWTTPQDIERLITEEIPQRSAGWKKIRILLYLHGGLNSADYSARRIISYRNRMLANEIYPVNIMWETGFEETLKAMFNDLFVDVDERAGGPAEWLRRFREGLIEAKDRSIELTAALPGTALWNEMKENARLASNHPDGRGGMQILASRVKQALSQLDAAYRKKFELHVIGHSAGAIFAAHALPRILESELPLKTVQFFAPAIRVDLFKQLVLPYVELGQCPLPTLYLLSDSGERDDTVGPYGKSLLFLVSNAFERRRETPLLGMERFVSSKGQTGDEYTDAELNSLFQKESKGLSSLVIAGARVASKSAERSQSNSHGGFDDDPVTLNSALRRIVGGELQSEFTVRDLQF